Within Bacteroidales bacterium, the genomic segment CTGAAACCAATCCCTTGTATCCTGAAATGCCGGTGATTGACTACCTGAAGTTTGTTGCCCGCATCCATGGGATCCCGACTGCAAAACTTTCTGAAAAGATATTTGAGATGGTTGAGGTTTGTGGCCTTGGCGCTGAAAAGCACAAAAAAATCGGCGAACTTTCAAAAGGCTATAAGCAGCGTGTGGGGCTGGCGCAGGCTATGATCCACGATCCTTCGGTGCTGATCCTCGATGAACCTACTTCCGGACTCGATCCAAACCAGATTGTTGAAATCAGGGAGCTCATTAAACGCATTGGCCGTGAAAAAACGGTGATTCTCAGTTCGCATATCCTTGCCGAGGTAGAAGCTACCTGCGATCGGATTCTCATTATTAATAAAGGCCGTATTGTAGCCGACGGCTCTTCTGCTGATTTGCGCAAGCGGGCACAAGGCAAAGAGGTATTACATGCCTGCATCGAAGATGCCGACCCCAACCTGGTT encodes:
- a CDS encoding ATP-binding cassette domain-containing protein, with the protein product MDIVVDKFTRKYGAQRAVDNISFTVKTGEVLGFLGPNGAGKTTTMKAITTFLAPSAGDITVGPYSVTKNPDEVRKLTGYLPETNPLYPEMPVIDYLKFVARIHGIPTAKLSEKIFEMVEVCGLGAEKHKKIGELSKGYKQRVGLAQAMIHDPSVLILDEPTSGLDPNQIVEIRELIKRIGREKTVILSSHILAEVEATCDRILIINKGRIVADGSSADLRKRAQGKEVLHACIEDADPNLVFEALRELNTVEMVDFIKNKSNYFEIQSRTNRSSRREVFQLCRDKNWFLTELTPLETKLEDVFRELTMN